A section of the Pseudomonas sp. FP453 genome encodes:
- a CDS encoding YqjD family protein — MARKTAAQAVEEQIKDQAFSELTALIEESDKLLKSSAALVGEEGETLREQVAIKLKQALDSVSSVRERSKPVVDATETYIGGHPWQTVAISAGFGLVVGLLLGRRN, encoded by the coding sequence ATGGCCCGCAAAACTGCCGCCCAAGCTGTCGAGGAACAAATCAAGGATCAAGCCTTCAGTGAACTGACGGCGTTGATCGAAGAGTCGGACAAACTGCTGAAAAGCAGCGCCGCGCTGGTGGGTGAAGAAGGTGAAACCCTGCGCGAACAGGTCGCCATCAAGCTCAAGCAAGCCCTGGACTCGGTGTCCAGCGTGCGCGAGCGCAGCAAGCCGGTGGTGGATGCCACCGAAACCTACATCGGTGGCCACCCTTGGCAGACCGTGGCGATTTCCGCAGGCTTCGGCCTGGTGGTCGGCCTGCTGCTGGGCCGTCGCAACTGA
- a CDS encoding LysR family transcriptional regulator, translating to MNIDKIDLNLLKTFEALHDESSASRAALRLGVTQSAISAGLRRLRVVYGDPLFVRTGRGLAPTVRANQLRPVISEALARCRQSLAMVNPDNQQYEGRSVVLGLSDDFEIAYGRRLMAAIAQRAPKLRVIFRQTHSQIVAAALLDRSLDLAITAGGFAQGRLSRQVLGEGDYRCLLDSDQASIDLDEFVTREHVLVSSGGFIGITDEGLAAQGLSRHVCASTSHFAALPFLLKGSQAVATIPGHAAQAIAEMTGLRVLPCPLALPRYPVELGWRTQAQLDPLLRKVREAIVASFTWPPPSTC from the coding sequence ATGAATATCGACAAGATCGATCTCAACCTGCTGAAAACCTTCGAAGCCCTGCACGATGAATCCAGCGCCAGCCGCGCGGCGTTGCGCCTGGGGGTGACGCAATCGGCCATCAGCGCAGGGCTGCGGCGCTTGCGCGTGGTATATGGCGACCCGTTGTTCGTGCGCACCGGGCGCGGCTTGGCGCCCACCGTGCGGGCCAACCAGTTGAGACCGGTGATCAGTGAGGCGCTGGCCCGTTGCCGGCAGAGCCTGGCCATGGTCAATCCGGATAACCAGCAATACGAGGGACGGTCGGTGGTGCTGGGCCTGTCCGATGACTTCGAGATCGCCTACGGGCGCCGGCTGATGGCGGCCATCGCACAGCGGGCCCCCAAGCTGCGGGTGATCTTCCGCCAGACCCACAGCCAGATCGTCGCTGCCGCCCTGCTCGACCGCAGCCTGGACCTGGCAATTACGGCGGGCGGTTTTGCCCAGGGTCGGTTAAGCCGCCAGGTGCTGGGTGAAGGGGATTATCGTTGCCTGCTGGACTCGGACCAGGCAAGCATTGACCTGGACGAGTTTGTCACGCGCGAGCATGTGCTGGTGTCGTCCGGCGGCTTTATCGGGATTACCGATGAGGGGCTGGCAGCGCAAGGGTTGAGCCGGCACGTCTGCGCCTCCACCAGCCACTTCGCCGCGTTGCCGTTTCTGCTCAAGGGCAGCCAGGCCGTGGCGACCATTCCCGGGCATGCGGCCCAGGCCATCGCCGAAATGACCGGCCTGCGGGTATTGCCCTGCCCGCTGGCGCTGCCGCGTTACCCGGTGGAGTTGGGCTGGCGCACCCAGGCGCAGTTGGACCCGCTGTTGCGCAAGGTGCGTGAGGCGATCGTGGCGAGCTTTACTTGGCCGCCGCCATCAACTTGTTGA
- a CDS encoding carbon-nitrogen hydrolase family protein: protein MPVSTVAALQIGALPGGKDETLAQILGYEDEILRSGAQLVVMPEALLGGYPKGEGFGTQLGYRLAEGRDAFARYFANAVDVPGAETQALAGLSARTGASLVIGVIERSGSTLYCTVLYFEPTGGLVAKHRKLMPTGTERLIWGKGDGSTLPVLDSAVGRIGGAVCWENMMPLLRTAMYAKGVEVWCAPTVDEREMWQVSMRHVAHEGRCFVVSACQVQASPAALGVEIANWPAQRPLIAGGSVIVGPMGDILAGPLVGEAGLLTAQIDTDELVRARYDYDVVGHYARPDVFELVVDERAKPGVRYITD from the coding sequence ATGCCTGTTTCCACAGTAGCGGCCCTGCAAATCGGAGCCTTGCCCGGCGGCAAGGATGAAACCCTGGCGCAAATCCTCGGCTATGAAGACGAGATCCTGCGCAGCGGCGCGCAACTGGTGGTGATGCCCGAGGCGTTGCTCGGTGGTTATCCCAAAGGCGAAGGGTTTGGCACGCAACTAGGTTATCGCCTGGCGGAAGGTCGTGACGCCTTTGCGCGGTATTTTGCCAACGCGGTGGATGTGCCGGGCGCCGAGACCCAGGCACTGGCCGGCCTGTCGGCACGCACCGGTGCCAGCCTGGTGATTGGCGTGATCGAGCGCAGTGGCAGCACGCTGTATTGCACCGTGTTGTATTTCGAGCCCACGGGCGGCCTGGTGGCCAAGCACCGCAAACTCATGCCCACCGGCACCGAACGGCTGATCTGGGGCAAGGGCGACGGCTCGACCTTGCCCGTGCTCGACAGCGCAGTTGGGCGCATCGGCGGCGCGGTGTGCTGGGAAAACATGATGCCGCTGCTGCGCACGGCGATGTACGCCAAGGGCGTCGAGGTGTGGTGTGCACCCACGGTGGACGAGCGCGAGATGTGGCAGGTGAGCATGCGCCATGTGGCCCATGAAGGGCGCTGTTTTGTAGTGAGCGCGTGCCAGGTGCAGGCGTCGCCCGCGGCGCTCGGCGTGGAGATCGCCAACTGGCCGGCGCAGCGTCCGTTGATTGCCGGTGGCAGCGTGATTGTCGGGCCGATGGGCGATATTCTGGCGGGGCCGCTGGTGGGCGAGGCGGGGTTGCTGACGGCGCAGATCGACACCGATGAATTGGTGCGGGCGCGGTATGACTATGACGTGGTGGGGCACTACGCCCGGCCGGATGTGTTCGAGTTGGTTGTAGATGAACGCGCCAAACCGGGCGTGCGCTATATCACTGACTGA
- a CDS encoding GNAT family N-acetyltransferase, translating to MQPTLFTERLILRPLTLDDAAGIQQQFPHWEVVRYLNALVPWPYPADGALDYLQHVALPAMARGEEWHWSIRLKSAPEQLIGNVSLMDEVDNHRGFWLGPQWQGQGLMSEASAAVTDYWFGVLERPLLRVPKAAPNLGSRRISEREGMRLIRTDEGQFVEGTFPRDIWEMTREQWLESKSPSQ from the coding sequence ATGCAACCCACCTTGTTCACCGAACGCCTGATCCTGCGCCCGCTGACCCTGGACGACGCCGCGGGCATCCAGCAGCAGTTCCCCCACTGGGAAGTGGTGCGTTACCTCAACGCCCTGGTGCCCTGGCCCTACCCGGCCGATGGTGCCCTCGACTACCTGCAACACGTCGCCCTGCCCGCCATGGCCCGGGGCGAGGAATGGCACTGGTCGATCCGCCTGAAAAGCGCGCCGGAGCAGTTGATCGGCAATGTCAGCCTGATGGATGAAGTGGATAACCATCGGGGCTTCTGGCTTGGCCCGCAGTGGCAGGGGCAAGGCCTGATGAGCGAAGCCAGTGCGGCGGTGACCGACTATTGGTTTGGCGTGCTGGAGCGGCCGCTGTTGCGGGTGCCGAAGGCGGCGCCGAACCTGGGGTCGCGGCGGATTTCCGAGCGTGAGGGGATGCGGCTTATCAGGACGGATGAAGGGCAGTTTGTTGAAGGCACCTTCCCGCGGGACATTTGGGAGATGACCCGCGAGCAATGGCTGGAATCCAAATCCCCCAGCCAATAA
- a CDS encoding LEA type 2 family protein, producing MRKLMVLSLLLLTLSACALFPNRDPVNINVVGIEPLQSQDLEVRFAVKLRVQNPNETAIDYTGVALDLEVNGRPLASGVSDQTGSIARFSETVLLVPVSVSAFSVLRQTLGLSQTQSLNNLPYVLRGKLAGGLFGTLRFVDRGTLDLPNTATW from the coding sequence ATGCGCAAGCTCATGGTTCTATCGTTACTGCTGCTGACCCTGAGCGCCTGCGCGCTGTTCCCCAACCGTGACCCGGTGAATATCAATGTGGTGGGCATCGAGCCCCTGCAAAGCCAGGACCTGGAAGTGCGCTTTGCCGTGAAATTGCGGGTACAGAACCCCAATGAAACGGCAATCGACTACACCGGCGTGGCCCTGGACCTGGAGGTCAACGGGCGCCCGCTGGCGTCGGGCGTGAGTGACCAGACCGGGAGCATCGCGCGTTTTTCCGAAACCGTCCTGCTGGTTCCTGTCAGCGTTTCCGCATTTTCCGTGTTGCGCCAGACCCTGGGCCTGAGCCAGACCCAAAGCCTGAACAACCTGCCCTACGTGCTGCGGGGCAAACTGGCGGGCGGCCTGTTTGGCACCCTGCGCTTTGTCGACCGTGGCACCCTGGACCTGCCGAACACCGCCACCTGGTAA
- a CDS encoding nucleobase:cation symporter-2 family protein, protein MSDAQAPRPRYKSDLIYGLEDRPHFAAAIFAALQHVLASFVGIITPTLIVGGVLGLESEVPYLVSMALFVSGLGTFVQARKFGPIGSGLLCLQGTSFSFISVILSAGFMVKARGGGTDEILSTIFGICFFAAFIEVVLSQFIGQLRMLITPVVTGTIITLMGLSLIKVAVTDMAGGYGASDLGAAGNMGLAALVLLTIVVLNRFSNPFLRLGSIVIGLTLGFVVAWMMGRVDMAALPHVPLISVPVPFKYGFSFDWVAFIPVAVIFLISPLEAAGDLTANSMISQQPVKGPLYIKRIKSGLLADGLNSAMAATFNSLPMVTFAQNNGVIQLTGVASRYVAYFIAGLLVLLGLFPMIGAVLQLMPKPVLGGATLIMFGTVAVAGIKILAEAGLHRRNVLIVAISLGMGLGVAAVPEVLRDLPKALHNIFESPITVGAFCAILLNIFLPEEFIELHEDEFDPESSTLKVMQDPDATK, encoded by the coding sequence TTGTCTGACGCTCAAGCCCCCCGCCCCCGTTATAAATCCGACCTGATCTACGGCCTGGAAGACCGCCCGCACTTTGCCGCCGCGATTTTTGCCGCGTTGCAGCACGTGCTGGCCAGTTTTGTCGGCATCATCACGCCCACCCTGATCGTCGGCGGTGTGCTGGGCCTGGAAAGCGAAGTGCCCTACCTGGTGAGCATGGCGCTGTTTGTGTCGGGGCTGGGCACCTTTGTGCAGGCGCGCAAGTTCGGGCCGATTGGTTCGGGGCTGTTGTGCCTGCAAGGCACCAGTTTTTCGTTTATCAGCGTGATCCTCAGCGCCGGGTTCATGGTCAAGGCCCGGGGCGGGGGCACCGATGAGATCCTGTCGACGATCTTTGGCATCTGCTTTTTCGCCGCGTTTATCGAAGTGGTGCTGAGCCAGTTCATCGGCCAGCTGCGCATGCTGATCACCCCGGTGGTCACCGGCACCATCATTACCCTGATGGGCTTGTCACTGATCAAGGTCGCGGTCACCGACATGGCCGGCGGCTATGGCGCCAGCGACCTGGGTGCGGCCGGCAACATGGGCCTCGCGGCCCTGGTGCTGCTGACCATCGTGGTCCTCAACCGCTTCAGCAATCCGTTCCTGCGCCTGGGCTCCATCGTCATCGGCCTGACCCTGGGCTTTGTGGTGGCCTGGATGATGGGCCGCGTGGACATGGCGGCATTGCCGCACGTGCCGTTGATCAGCGTGCCGGTGCCGTTCAAGTACGGGTTTTCGTTCGACTGGGTAGCGTTTATCCCGGTGGCAGTGATCTTCCTGATTTCGCCGTTGGAAGCGGCCGGTGATCTGACGGCCAACTCGATGATTTCCCAGCAGCCGGTCAAGGGCCCGCTGTATATCAAGCGCATCAAGTCGGGCCTGTTGGCCGACGGCCTGAACTCGGCGATGGCCGCCACCTTCAACAGTTTGCCGATGGTCACCTTCGCCCAGAACAACGGCGTGATCCAGCTGACCGGCGTGGCCAGCCGCTACGTCGCCTACTTTATCGCCGGCCTGCTGGTGCTGCTGGGGCTGTTCCCGATGATTGGCGCGGTGCTGCAATTGATGCCCAAGCCGGTACTCGGTGGTGCCACCCTGATCATGTTCGGCACCGTCGCGGTGGCCGGGATCAAGATCCTCGCCGAAGCCGGCCTGCACCGGCGCAACGTGCTGATCGTGGCGATCTCCCTGGGCATGGGCCTGGGCGTCGCCGCCGTGCCGGAAGTGCTGCGCGACCTGCCCAAGGCGCTGCACAACATCTTCGAATCGCCGATCACCGTGGGCGCATTCTGTGCAATCCTGCTGAACATTTTCCTGCCGGAAGAGTTCATAGAACTGCACGAAGATGAATTTGATCCAGAGTCCTCTACCCTCAAAGTGATGCAGGACCCGGACGCCACGAAATAA